DNA from Acidobacteriota bacterium:
AAAGCGTTTGCCTTCATGTTCAAAAAATTGTTCTTCGCTGCCGCTGGTTGCCATTGCAACATCATTAAGTCGCAACCACGCCATCCGTCTTTCCAAAAATTTCGGATGACGAATGCCGATTTCCCAGCCGCCCAACCCCGCGCCATCCCCGATTGCATAAAAACTGCTCGCGCCGGCGTTGAGTAATGCAGCTCGCACTTTCGCTTGCATAAATTCTTTCATGCAATCGAGCGCGTAACCTTTGCCGATGCTGCCGAGATTTAAGCAGACCCCGGAATGTATAAAAGCAATCGTTCGCGACCGGCTATCGAGTGCCAATTTATCGCTTCCGACTCGTAATTTCGCTTCCTCAAGTTCTTCGGGTAGAGGAATACGCCCGGCTCTTTTAATGAATCCCCAGCAATGACTCAAGGGGCTGGAAGTAATGTCAAAAGCGCCTTGAGTTTCCTGATACAAATTTAAACATAGTTGCAACAGTCGAAAGAGTGAGGATGAAATTTGCACCGGTTCGGAAGCCGCATAACGATTCACCAAACTCACTTCGCTGGTGTCGCGAAAAATGGTTAATTGTTGCTCCAGGTGATCAGCTTTATCGAGCGCCTGTTGCGCAAGGCTCACGCCCGCCGGTTCACTGTTCGATAGGGTGATTTCAAATTGACAAGCCATGATGTGGCGACTGATATGGAGCCAGAGTTTTTCAGATGGTTGTGGGCGGCTCGGAGAGAACTGCAGAAATTGTCGCCTCGGTAACATAATTCGGAAACGTTTCGCCTGTTGAAGTTGGAAGGAAATTAATGGCGGGATTGAAGTCGGACTTCAATCCCGCTTGAGTTGCCCGGTCGATTTTCCTAGAACAGCAGTTTCAAGGAAAATTGAACACGGCGCGCATAGTTTTCCTGAGCCGTCGCGGTAACGCTGCCAAATGCCGTTTGCGTTGGATTCAGGTTGATTTGTGAAGTAAACAACAACGGCGTATTGAAGGCATTTAAGAATTCGGCTCTGAACTGCAAGCTGGTGCCTTCGGTAATTCGCGTATTTTTAAACAACCCGAAATCGAAGTTGTTAATGTAATCGGCGCGAATATAACCGAGCCTGAGCGGGAAGGTGCGGACATTGCTCGCCAGTTGTTTCGCTGATTCCTTCTCAAATCCATTGGTGTTGATCCATTTTTTCACGGTCTGTTCGGAACGCGGCAGGGTAATATCACCGAGGTTGCCGTTATAAATCACATTGCCCCAGTTGCCGATGGGCGGACCGCTTTGATAGGTGTAGATACCGTTGATTTGCCAACCGCCGATGATTCGCGAAACCACCGGGTTGGTATCGGCAAACAGACGCCGACCTTCACCGAAGGGAAATTCATAAATGCCGCTCACCGTTAAACGATGGGGTCGGTCGTCTGCGGCAATGGTTTCCGCAGGTTTCAGGTCGCCGGCGGTTAAGCGGTCAACCGCTTCCATGAATTTCGAGTAGGTGTAGCTTGAACCAAGGGTGTAGCCATTCGAGAATCGCTTTTCCAGCCTGAGTTGCAATGAGTGATACCAGGAATAGCCATTGTTATCCGTGGTCGTCACGGTATCGAATTGCGGGAAGGGGCGCAGCAACCTTTCGCGGGCAATGGTTGATGAGCGGAAGGTGGCGCTGGCAGTTGCCGGCATCAATCCGACAAAGGGATTGGGAACCAGTTTCGACAGGTAATCAATTTTCGCCTGGTCTCTGGTCGGGCTGGTGCTCAGGTATTGATTGGGGGTGGCATTGATATTGACCGAGGTTTCGATATGCGTTCCGCGATTGCCGACATAGGCAGCTTCGGCGACCATCCCGGCAAATTCACGTTGAATGGTGAGTTCCCATCTTTGCATATAGGGCGTTTTCGGGTTGGGATTGAAGAAGGAAATCGCTTGACCGAGGAAGGTCTGCTCACCGTTTAGCGAACCAACCGGTTTGATGATGCCCGACTGGAAGGGATTTGATAACGTCTCGATAAATGTCAATCCGTTATCAAGCGTGACATTGAGCGGGGTATTCTGACTGAATCCCGCCTGTATCACATCGCCTCGACGTTGACCGAGGAAGCCGAAGAAAATTCCATAGCCGCTGCGAATCACCGTCTTATCATTTAATTTGAATGCCAGACCGATGCGCGGCATGAAATTCTTTTTGGGCGTGTTGTAGAGCGAACGGTCTCCGGGATTGGCGAAAACCAACCCGCCGCGCACCTGAAAATCCGTTACTTCGGGTGTGGCATTCGCCGGATTGGATTGCGCGTTGTTGAAAGCGGTTCTCGCGGCGACTGCAAAAGGTTGGGTGAAATCATAATTGAAGCCTTTCACCGAACGATTGAAACGTTCCGTCAACGCGCCTTCGACTTCATATCGCAAACCGAGGTTCAAGGTCAGCCGGTTATTGACCTTCCAATCATCATGGACAAACAGACCGAGGGTGGTTGATTGCTCGGCGTAGCTTGCAGGATTGGCAAGGAAACTTGAGGTGCTCGGAAGCCCCAGCAGGAATTGCGCGAAGGATTGACCGATAGCGCCGGGCGAGGTCGGCGAATTATCCAACGGCCCTTTTGTCCAGGCGCCATCGAAATTGAATTGCCCGGTCTGGTTGTTGGCATAGAAGAAATCGTTTTCGCGATAGGAACGAAATTCAACGCCCCATTTCACGGCATGGCTATTGAACACTTTATTCAAGGTCGCGCCGAATGAATGCGTATCATTCGGTCGGAATTCGCCGCCGACGCCTGTGCCCTGATAGCCGGTGATGTCGAGGCGCGGGAAACGGCGAATGTCAGGAGAAATTAAACTATTGTAAGCTGCCGGAAATCCGAGCGTGGTCAAATCCAAACCGAGACTGCCGGAATTGCCCTGATCGACGCGGATG
Protein-coding regions in this window:
- a CDS encoding FAD:protein FMN transferase → MACQFEITLSNSEPAGVSLAQQALDKADHLEQQLTIFRDTSEVSLVNRYAASEPVQISSSLFRLLQLCLNLYQETQGAFDITSSPLSHCWGFIKRAGRIPLPEELEEAKLRVGSDKLALDSRSRTIAFIHSGVCLNLGSIGKGYALDCMKEFMQAKVRAALLNAGASSFYAIGDGAGLGGWEIGIRHPKFLERRMAWLRLNDVAMATSGSEEQFFEHEGKRFGHIIDPRSGLPAESVASVTVVAKSAAIADALATAFYVGGRTLAETYCELHDDILVVLLESEADLPIILGNRQLAEVEILHA
- a CDS encoding TonB-dependent receptor; its protein translation is MKTRKIKAVAVVALVLSLLTALIPSTTWAVQEARGTITGKVIDSQKAIIAEATVTISNTAMGTTVTVKTNDEGIFRALYLIPGTYQVVVESPGFKKYIRDGVILRVNDTLSLDVQLEVGAIDQSVTVVAEAPPLETTTASQGTVVDSRRVAELPIAHGDPYKLIGLTPGVTYSGSQRLDRPFEPTHIVGYAIDGTRRNRSDLTIDGTPSTATANAGEVIASYVPPQDLVAEFKVQTATFDAALGNTEGGVTNLTIKSGTNDFHGTLNYSKMWPGLVANDFYGNANKIPRPSFYYNRFGGTVGGPIWIPKVYQGRNKTFFMYGYEAIREARPRNNGTPTVPTEAMKRGDFSELLKISSSYQIYNPFTRRRLANGRIQSDPFPNNIIPQNLINPVARAIVDNFFPKPRTVGNADGTQNYLRPEMVERAIYASHTIRLDHNFSDTHRVFGRASWYDRNSDYNNYFDNIITGQEFKFISRQLTFDDVVTINSTTVLNFRYGYNRFIRVDQGNSGSLGLDLTTLGFPAAYNSLISPDIRRFPRLDITGYQGTGVGGEFRPNDTHSFGATLNKVFNSHAVKWGVEFRSYRENDFFYANNQTGQFNFDGAWTKGPLDNSPTSPGAIGQSFAQFLLGLPSTSSFLANPASYAEQSTTLGLFVHDDWKVNNRLTLNLGLRYEVEGALTERFNRSVKGFNYDFTQPFAVAARTAFNNAQSNPANATPEVTDFQVRGGLVFANPGDRSLYNTPKKNFMPRIGLAFKLNDKTVIRSGYGIFFGFLGQRRGDVIQAGFSQNTPLNVTLDNGLTFIETLSNPFQSGIIKPVGSLNGEQTFLGQAISFFNPNPKTPYMQRWELTIQREFAGMVAEAAYVGNRGTHIETSVNINATPNQYLSTSPTRDQAKIDYLSKLVPNPFVGLMPATASATFRSSTIARERLLRPFPQFDTVTTTDNNGYSWYHSLQLRLEKRFSNGYTLGSSYTYSKFMEAVDRLTAGDLKPAETIAADDRPHRLTVSGIYEFPFGEGRRLFADTNPVVSRIIGGWQINGIYTYQSGPPIGNWGNVIYNGNLGDITLPRSEQTVKKWINTNGFEKESAKQLASNVRTFPLRLGYIRADYINNFDFGLFKNTRITEGTSLQFRAEFLNAFNTPLLFTSQINLNPTQTAFGSVTATAQENYARRVQFSLKLLF